In a genomic window of Arthrobacter woluwensis:
- the asd gene encoding aspartate-semialdehyde dehydrogenase: protein MTNAAVPSVGFVGWRGMVGSVLMQRMQEEHDFASLNPVFFSTSNAGGAAPSFAEGAGTLEDAFDIDTLAKLPIIVTAQGGDYTKQVHTALRSRGWDGLWIDAASTLRMNDDSIIVLDPINRDVIDRGLASGVKDFIGGNCTVSCMLMGLGGLFKNNLVEWGTSMTYQAASGGGARHMRELLNQFGTLNAEVSSELQDPASAILEIDRKVLAHQRDGVDAAQFGVPLAGSLIPWIDSDLGNGQSREEWKAGVETNKILGTTDADRIIMDGLCVRIGAMRSHSQALTLKLREDLSVGEIEKIIDADNEWATVVPNVKEASMNDLTPVAASGTLNIPVGRIRKMEMGPEYISAFTVGDQLLWGAAEPLRRMVSIATGRL, encoded by the coding sequence ATGACTAACGCAGCCGTGCCTTCCGTAGGTTTTGTCGGGTGGCGTGGCATGGTCGGTTCCGTCCTCATGCAGCGCATGCAGGAAGAGCATGACTTTGCCAGCCTGAACCCCGTCTTCTTCTCCACCTCCAACGCAGGTGGTGCCGCCCCGTCCTTCGCGGAGGGCGCCGGCACGCTGGAAGACGCGTTCGACATCGACACCCTGGCGAAGCTGCCGATCATCGTCACCGCTCAGGGCGGGGACTACACGAAGCAGGTCCACACCGCGCTGCGCTCGCGCGGCTGGGACGGCCTGTGGATCGACGCCGCCTCCACGCTGCGCATGAACGACGACTCGATCATCGTCCTGGACCCCATCAACCGTGACGTCATCGACCGGGGGCTGGCATCCGGGGTGAAGGACTTCATCGGCGGCAACTGCACCGTGTCCTGCATGCTCATGGGCCTGGGCGGCCTGTTCAAGAACAACCTGGTCGAGTGGGGCACCTCCATGACGTACCAGGCGGCCTCGGGCGGCGGCGCACGGCACATGCGAGAGCTGCTCAACCAGTTCGGCACCCTGAATGCCGAGGTCAGCAGCGAACTGCAGGACCCGGCGTCGGCGATCCTGGAGATCGACCGCAAGGTGCTCGCCCACCAGCGCGACGGCGTCGACGCCGCCCAATTCGGTGTTCCGCTCGCGGGCTCGCTCATCCCCTGGATCGACTCGGACCTCGGCAACGGCCAGAGCCGCGAGGAGTGGAAGGCCGGGGTGGAGACCAACAAGATCCTCGGCACCACCGACGCGGACCGCATCATCATGGACGGTCTCTGCGTGCGCATCGGCGCCATGCGCTCCCACTCGCAGGCGCTCACCCTCAAGCTCCGCGAGGACCTCTCCGTCGGGGAGATCGAGAAGATCATCGACGCCGACAACGAGTGGGCCACGGTCGTGCCCAACGTCAAGGAGGCGTCCATGAACGACCTCACCCCCGTCGCCGCCTCCGGCACGCTGAACATCCCGGTCGGCCGCATCCGCAAAATGGAGATGGGCCCGGAGTACATCAGCGCCTTCACCGTGGGTGACCAGCTCCTCTGGGGCGCCGCCGAACCGCTGCGCCGCATGGTCAGCATCGCGACCGGCCGCCTCTGA
- a CDS encoding NUDIX hydrolase, whose amino-acid sequence MPAARADALVADQSEHPGEKIAVVAAGGLPWRVTRGALEVLLIHRPRYDDWSWPKGKLDDGETVPECGAREIFEEIGLTAGLGIPLPSIHYRVASGLKVVHYWAVNAQNAKVKQDGKEVDSLLWCSPERAAELLSNPSDRAPLAALVSAFESDTLDTWPLVIVRHAKAKPRASWTKGEGDRTLAASGLRQAQAVRRLLAVWGPERIVSSPWKRCISTIAPYVKATKAKVKLVDALTEHSHERKPQKTAAAIEAVFDKGVPAAVCVHRPTLPTILEQVSRHMKAPLAQSLPSRDPYLAPGEVLVLHVGKDSRSRVVAVEQYRPFDD is encoded by the coding sequence ATGCCCGCAGCACGTGCCGACGCACTGGTCGCCGACCAGTCCGAACATCCCGGCGAGAAGATCGCGGTCGTCGCCGCGGGCGGCCTCCCCTGGCGTGTCACCCGTGGCGCGCTCGAGGTGCTGCTGATCCACCGCCCGCGCTATGACGACTGGTCCTGGCCGAAGGGGAAGCTCGACGACGGCGAGACGGTGCCGGAGTGCGGCGCGCGGGAGATCTTCGAGGAGATCGGCCTGACCGCCGGCCTGGGAATCCCCCTGCCGAGCATCCACTACCGTGTGGCGTCCGGCCTGAAAGTGGTGCATTACTGGGCCGTCAACGCCCAGAACGCCAAGGTCAAGCAGGACGGCAAGGAAGTGGACAGCCTCCTGTGGTGCTCGCCGGAACGCGCGGCGGAACTTCTCAGCAATCCCTCCGACCGCGCGCCGCTCGCCGCCCTGGTGTCGGCTTTCGAGTCCGACACGCTGGACACCTGGCCCCTCGTGATCGTGCGCCATGCCAAAGCGAAGCCCCGCGCGTCCTGGACGAAGGGCGAGGGAGACCGGACCCTGGCCGCCTCGGGCCTCCGCCAGGCCCAGGCCGTGCGGCGGCTCCTGGCCGTGTGGGGTCCGGAGCGGATCGTCAGCAGCCCGTGGAAACGCTGCATCTCCACCATCGCGCCCTATGTGAAGGCGACGAAGGCGAAGGTGAAGCTCGTGGACGCCCTGACGGAGCACAGCCACGAGCGCAAACCCCAGAAGACGGCGGCCGCCATCGAGGCGGTCTTCGACAAGGGTGTGCCCGCCGCCGTGTGCGTGCACCGGCCCACCCTCCCGACCATCCTGGAGCAGGTCTCCAGGCACATGAAAGCGCCGCTCGCCCAGAGCCTGCCCTCCCGGGATCCGTACCTGGCCCCGGGTGAGGTGCTCGTCCTCCACGTGGGCAAGGACTCCCGGTCCCGCGTGGTCGCGGTGGAGCAGTACCGGCCTTTCGACGACTGA
- a CDS encoding aminotransferase class V-fold PLP-dependent enzyme: protein MNLPTPELPRPDVDPDGLLEYSVVFTDRSLNHMSQRFITAMQQTLEILRTAYSADAVALVNGGGSYAMEAVARHFAAGAHALVVRNGLFSYRWSQILDAGSIASSVTVCTARPDGEGAQAAWSPAPLDEVVAAIRAERPAVVFAPHVETAAGMVLPDEYVRGLADAVHEVGGVLVLDCIASGALLVDMQALGVDVLLSAPQKGWSGSPGVGYVMLSRTAREFVESRSSTSFALDLRTWLNISEAYREGRAAYHATMPTDTIVRNLAQMIETRDRGYEQLRAAQEELGRRVRELLAERGLPSVASSEFAAPSVVVAHTTDPELKSGARFGREGVQVAAGVPLHCGEPEDFSTFRVGLFGLDKLGDVNGTVERLRAALDRMGI from the coding sequence ATGAACCTGCCCACGCCTGAGCTGCCCCGTCCCGATGTCGATCCCGATGGCCTGTTGGAGTACTCGGTAGTCTTCACGGACCGGTCGCTGAACCACATGTCCCAGCGCTTCATCACCGCGATGCAGCAGACGCTGGAGATCCTCCGCACCGCGTACTCGGCGGACGCCGTCGCCCTCGTCAACGGCGGCGGAAGTTACGCCATGGAGGCGGTCGCGCGGCACTTCGCGGCGGGCGCGCATGCCCTGGTGGTGCGCAACGGGCTCTTCTCCTACCGCTGGTCCCAGATCCTCGACGCCGGTTCCATCGCCTCCAGCGTCACGGTCTGCACTGCGCGCCCGGACGGCGAGGGCGCGCAGGCGGCGTGGAGCCCTGCGCCGCTCGACGAGGTCGTGGCCGCCATCCGCGCCGAGCGGCCCGCCGTCGTGTTCGCGCCGCACGTCGAGACGGCGGCCGGCATGGTCCTCCCTGACGAGTACGTCCGGGGCCTCGCCGATGCCGTGCACGAGGTGGGCGGCGTGCTGGTGCTCGACTGCATCGCGTCCGGCGCCCTGCTCGTGGACATGCAGGCGCTCGGGGTGGACGTCCTGCTCAGTGCCCCTCAGAAGGGCTGGAGCGGCTCTCCCGGCGTCGGTTACGTCATGCTCAGCAGGACAGCCCGGGAGTTCGTGGAGTCCCGCTCGTCGACGAGCTTCGCCCTCGACCTGCGGACCTGGCTCAACATCTCCGAGGCCTACCGCGAGGGCCGGGCCGCGTACCACGCCACGATGCCGACGGACACGATCGTGCGGAACCTCGCCCAGATGATCGAGACGCGGGACCGCGGCTATGAGCAACTGCGGGCGGCTCAGGAAGAGCTCGGGCGGCGGGTCCGGGAGCTTCTCGCGGAGCGTGGGCTGCCGTCGGTGGCGTCCTCGGAGTTCGCGGCGCCAAGCGTCGTGGTCGCGCACACCACTGACCCCGAGCTGAAGTCCGGAGCCCGCTTCGGGCGGGAGGGCGTTCAGGTGGCGGCCGGTGTGCCGCTGCACTGCGGAGAGCCGGAGGACTTCTCCACGTTCCGTGTCGGGCTGTTCGGGCTGGACAAGCTCGGCGACGTCAATGGCACGGTCGAGCGGCTGCGCGCTGCCCTGGACCGCATGGGAATCTAG
- a CDS encoding winged helix DNA-binding domain-containing protein, whose translation MASTLTPRDIPRLRLLSHGLLPAPEGFPRSDFHSPEDVVGWMTALQGQDWYSVPWSIGARWTGGATTAAQASAASAAAVRQAFADGKIVRSWPMRGTLHTLLPQDLPLFHALTAERLLKSMAARHRNLSIVPEDWEKARTVVRGTLRGGGRATRAELFTALEEAGQGTREQRGAHLLLVLSITGTLVQGPADGKEHLFVLQDEWITSPRELSVEDALDDLLERYVRSHGPATIRDFAWWTGLPLGPCRAAQLRLGDRAREYEGGWLLSVETAAWLDARDGEPLPGARSFHVLAGFDEYILGYTDRTPVLAREHFDLIVPGGNGMFKRTTMSGGVTDGTWSTDSRGAVVLEPFDGAGARPHRSSSARAAAYQRFMGTQRV comes from the coding sequence ATGGCCTCGACGCTGACTCCGCGGGACATCCCGCGCCTCCGGCTCCTCAGTCACGGGCTGCTGCCCGCGCCGGAAGGATTCCCCCGCTCCGACTTCCACTCCCCGGAGGACGTGGTCGGCTGGATGACGGCCCTGCAGGGGCAGGACTGGTACTCGGTCCCGTGGTCGATCGGCGCCCGGTGGACCGGTGGCGCGACGACGGCGGCCCAGGCGTCTGCGGCCTCAGCGGCTGCGGTGCGCCAGGCCTTCGCCGACGGCAAGATCGTGCGGTCGTGGCCCATGCGCGGCACCCTGCACACGCTGCTCCCGCAGGACCTTCCCCTGTTCCACGCTCTGACCGCCGAACGCCTCCTGAAGTCCATGGCCGCCCGGCACCGGAATCTGAGCATCGTCCCGGAGGACTGGGAGAAGGCCCGCACCGTGGTCCGAGGGACCCTGCGTGGGGGAGGCCGGGCCACCCGGGCTGAACTGTTCACGGCTCTCGAGGAGGCGGGGCAGGGCACCCGGGAGCAGCGGGGCGCCCACCTGCTCCTGGTCCTGTCCATCACGGGAACTCTCGTTCAAGGACCCGCCGACGGCAAAGAGCATCTCTTCGTGCTCCAGGACGAGTGGATCACCTCGCCACGCGAGTTGTCCGTGGAGGACGCCCTCGATGACCTGCTGGAACGTTATGTCCGCAGCCACGGCCCCGCGACCATCCGCGACTTCGCCTGGTGGACCGGCCTGCCCCTCGGCCCGTGCCGTGCGGCGCAACTTCGCCTCGGCGACCGGGCGCGCGAGTACGAAGGCGGCTGGCTGCTCAGCGTGGAGACGGCCGCGTGGCTGGACGCCAGGGATGGCGAGCCGCTGCCGGGGGCGCGATCGTTCCACGTGCTGGCCGGTTTCGACGAGTACATCCTCGGGTACACGGACCGCACTCCTGTCCTTGCCCGTGAGCACTTCGACCTGATCGTGCCCGGCGGCAACGGCATGTTCAAACGCACCACGATGAGTGGCGGCGTGACGGACGGGACCTGGTCCACGGATTCGCGCGGCGCCGTCGTCCTTGAGCCGTTCGATGGGGCCGGCGCCCGGCCGCACCGTTCGAGCTCGGCGCGGGCAGCTGCCTACCAGCGGTTCATGGGCACTCAGCGGGTGTAG
- a CDS encoding UDP-N-acetylmuramate dehydrogenase, producing the protein MTQPTLAELTTTRVGGPAGRYVEADSEAAIIDAVRSADAAGEDLLILGGGSNLLVSDDGYPGTVLRITSRGIRISSEETCGGATVTVQAGHPWDEFVHHSVLHAHSGVEALSGIPGSTGATPVQNVGAYGADVSQTIAQVRTWDRDTNAVRTFTLSELEFGYRDSILKRTTSNGSPRFVVLSVTFQFPLGRMSAPIRYAELARTLGVEPGERANALEVRHAVLGLRKGKGMVLDPDDHDTWSTGSFFTNPVVSEAEAARLPEDAPRYPAGDGLVKLSAAWLIDHAGFPKGFGLAEDSVTDGRASLSTKHTLALTNRGGASAQDLLALAREVRGGVEAAFGVVLHNEPLLIGLEL; encoded by the coding sequence ATGACACAGCCGACGCTCGCCGAACTGACGACCACCCGCGTGGGCGGCCCCGCGGGCCGTTACGTGGAGGCCGACTCCGAAGCCGCGATCATCGACGCAGTCCGCAGCGCCGACGCGGCGGGCGAGGATCTCCTGATCCTCGGCGGGGGATCGAACCTCCTGGTGTCCGACGACGGGTACCCCGGCACGGTCCTGCGCATCACGTCGCGGGGCATCCGGATCTCCTCTGAGGAGACCTGCGGCGGCGCCACCGTCACGGTCCAGGCGGGGCATCCCTGGGACGAGTTCGTGCACCACAGCGTGCTGCACGCACACTCCGGAGTCGAAGCGCTGTCCGGGATCCCCGGCAGCACGGGGGCGACCCCGGTACAGAACGTCGGCGCGTACGGTGCGGACGTCTCCCAGACCATCGCCCAGGTGCGGACCTGGGACCGCGACACGAACGCGGTCCGGACGTTCACTCTCTCCGAGCTGGAGTTCGGGTACCGGGATTCGATCCTCAAGCGGACCACGAGCAACGGGTCCCCGCGCTTCGTGGTGCTGAGCGTGACTTTCCAGTTCCCGCTGGGCCGCATGAGCGCCCCGATCCGCTACGCCGAGCTGGCGCGCACCCTGGGCGTGGAGCCGGGGGAGCGGGCCAACGCGCTGGAGGTCCGTCACGCCGTGCTCGGGCTCCGCAAGGGCAAGGGCATGGTGCTGGACCCGGACGACCACGACACGTGGTCCACGGGGTCCTTCTTCACGAACCCCGTGGTCAGCGAGGCGGAGGCGGCCCGGCTGCCGGAGGACGCTCCTCGGTACCCGGCGGGCGACGGGCTGGTGAAGCTGTCCGCGGCCTGGCTGATCGACCACGCAGGCTTCCCGAAGGGCTTCGGCCTGGCCGAAGATTCCGTGACGGATGGCCGAGCCTCGTTGTCCACCAAGCACACCCTGGCGCTCACCAACCGCGGCGGCGCCAGCGCTCAGGACCTCCTGGCCCTGGCGCGCGAGGTGCGGGGCGGCGTGGAGGCGGCGTTCGGCGTCGTGCTCCACAACGAGCCGCTGCTCATCGGCCTGGAACTCTGA
- a CDS encoding MaoC family dehydratase N-terminal domain-containing protein yields the protein MSINPDLQGRSYPAAEVYEVGREKVREFARAVKATHPAHFDVEAAQALGHADLVAPPTFAIIVAQRADAQLIEDPESGIDFSRVVHADQRFAHHRPIVAGDRLVAELHVDTVRGMGGGAMITTRSEISTVDGEKVATTTSSILVRGEGQ from the coding sequence ATGAGTATCAATCCCGATCTGCAGGGCCGCAGCTACCCGGCCGCCGAGGTGTACGAGGTGGGCCGTGAGAAGGTCCGCGAGTTCGCCCGCGCCGTGAAGGCCACCCATCCGGCACACTTCGACGTCGAGGCCGCCCAGGCGCTCGGCCACGCCGATCTGGTGGCGCCGCCCACCTTCGCCATCATCGTGGCGCAGCGGGCCGACGCCCAGCTGATCGAGGACCCCGAATCCGGGATCGACTTCTCCCGCGTCGTGCACGCGGACCAGCGCTTCGCGCACCACCGCCCCATCGTCGCCGGGGACCGTCTCGTGGCCGAGCTGCACGTGGACACTGTCCGCGGTATGGGCGGCGGCGCCATGATCACCACCCGTTCGGAGATCTCGACCGTGGACGGCGAGAAGGTCGCCACCACCACGTCGTCCATCCTGGTCCGCGGAGAGGGACAGTAA
- a CDS encoding dihydrofolate reductase, translating into MSGDGLTAFADRIRGGLQGTGMIWAQTANGVIGNAGTMPWHVPEDLKHFSSMTSSRPVIMGRRTWESFPAKFRPLPGRTNIVVTRNEDWAGTPEAEGAVVVPSLEAAFAEAGDGLRWVIGGGQIYQQSLPEADFAVITVIDSDADGDTHAPELPDTWRRTAVEPEPAEDGAERWLTSSNGTRYRFTLWERA; encoded by the coding sequence ATGAGCGGCGACGGGCTCACGGCTTTCGCGGACCGCATCCGCGGCGGGCTCCAGGGTACCGGCATGATCTGGGCCCAGACCGCCAACGGCGTGATCGGCAATGCCGGGACCATGCCGTGGCACGTCCCGGAGGACCTCAAACACTTCAGCTCCATGACCTCGAGCCGGCCCGTGATCATGGGCCGCCGGACCTGGGAGTCCTTCCCCGCGAAGTTCCGTCCCCTTCCTGGCCGCACCAACATCGTGGTGACCCGGAACGAGGACTGGGCGGGGACGCCCGAGGCGGAGGGCGCCGTCGTCGTGCCGTCACTGGAGGCGGCCTTCGCGGAGGCCGGGGACGGGCTCCGCTGGGTGATCGGCGGCGGTCAGATCTACCAGCAGTCCCTGCCGGAGGCCGACTTCGCGGTCATCACGGTGATCGACTCCGACGCCGACGGCGACACCCACGCTCCCGAGCTGCCGGACACGTGGCGGCGCACCGCCGTCGAACCCGAGCCGGCAGAAGACGGCGCCGAGCGCTGGCTGACCTCTTCGAACGGCACCCGCTACCGCTTCACCCTCTGGGAACGCGCCTGA
- a CDS encoding MaoC family dehydratase yields the protein MNRPALNELEKGQEIGRRVIDVNRVDLVKYAGASGDFNPIHWNEAFAQGVELPGVIAHGMFTMGSAVQLVTDWAGDPGAVVDYQTRFTKPVLVQDTTGTDEPGAQIEVAGIVGALDEEAGTARIDLTVTFDGQRVLMKAQAVVKLSA from the coding sequence TTGAATCGACCTGCACTGAATGAGCTGGAAAAGGGCCAGGAGATCGGCCGTCGCGTCATCGACGTGAACCGCGTCGACCTCGTGAAGTATGCCGGGGCCTCCGGGGACTTCAACCCGATCCACTGGAACGAGGCCTTCGCCCAGGGCGTGGAGCTGCCGGGCGTGATCGCCCACGGCATGTTCACCATGGGCTCCGCGGTTCAGCTGGTCACCGACTGGGCGGGCGATCCCGGGGCCGTCGTCGACTACCAGACCCGCTTCACCAAGCCGGTCCTGGTCCAGGACACCACCGGGACTGACGAGCCCGGTGCGCAGATCGAGGTGGCCGGCATCGTCGGCGCGCTTGACGAAGAGGCCGGCACCGCCCGGATCGACCTCACCGTCACCTTCGACGGTCAGCGCGTCCTCATGAAGGCCCAGGCCGTGGTGAAGCTCTCCGCATGA
- a CDS encoding GntR family transcriptional regulator — MNARIEIHLDSPVPPFEQVRAQFEAMIRNGALADGARLPTVRALAGDLGLAAGTVARAYRELEGAGLIRTARRSGSTVVAPPRGSGAPHQAGETPVLPAPVAAALEELLAVARRHGVGPETLSRAIHRSGQDPPSPAPRPLD, encoded by the coding sequence ATGAACGCCCGGATCGAGATCCACCTCGACTCCCCCGTGCCCCCGTTCGAGCAGGTGCGGGCGCAATTCGAGGCGATGATCCGGAACGGCGCCCTGGCGGACGGGGCCAGGCTCCCCACGGTCCGGGCCCTGGCCGGGGACCTGGGCCTTGCGGCCGGGACGGTCGCGCGCGCGTACCGGGAACTCGAGGGGGCGGGGCTGATCCGGACGGCACGGCGCTCGGGAAGCACCGTCGTCGCGCCGCCGCGCGGGTCCGGGGCGCCGCATCAGGCCGGCGAGACTCCCGTGCTTCCTGCGCCGGTGGCCGCCGCGCTGGAGGAGCTGCTCGCCGTCGCGCGCCGTCACGGGGTCGGTCCCGAGACCCTGAGCCGCGCCATCCACAGGAGCGGCCAGGACCCTCCGTCCCCTGCGCCTCGCCCGCTAGACTGA
- a CDS encoding NF038396 family protein, producing the protein MKHLLTRSDVLFVLGYMLFPLLGLVTAVLGLFMILGGNRIPGVIVLVVVTQVFVFGSWWAVKKRRTALAEEASQPE; encoded by the coding sequence ATGAAACACCTTCTGACCCGCTCCGACGTCCTCTTCGTGCTCGGGTACATGCTCTTCCCGCTGCTCGGTCTCGTGACCGCCGTCCTGGGCCTCTTCATGATCCTGGGTGGCAACCGGATCCCCGGAGTGATCGTTCTGGTGGTGGTCACTCAGGTGTTCGTGTTCGGCTCCTGGTGGGCCGTGAAGAAGCGCCGCACCGCCCTGGCCGAGGAGGCCTCCCAGCCGGAATGA
- a CDS encoding DUF3188 domain-containing protein — MLGDFWASASTVYKTVVLSALGFMVVGLGLNIIGLVKHNNPLAIGALPVIGVGLLLHVVGMVIRTRELRKGGPGK, encoded by the coding sequence ATGCTGGGTGACTTCTGGGCGAGCGCGTCCACGGTGTACAAGACCGTGGTGCTCAGCGCCCTTGGCTTCATGGTGGTGGGTCTCGGCCTGAACATCATCGGCCTGGTGAAGCACAACAACCCCCTCGCGATCGGGGCGCTCCCGGTCATCGGCGTGGGTCTCCTGCTCCACGTGGTGGGCATGGTGATCCGCACCCGCGAACTCCGCAAGGGCGGCCCGGGGAAGTAG
- a CDS encoding thymidylate synthase — MSIPTPYEDLLRDVMDHGTHKSDRTGTGTRSVFGRQIRFDLSEGFPLITTKRVHFKSLALELLWFLRGDSNVRWLQERGVTIWDEWADDDGELGPVYGVQWRSWPTPEGNHVDQIAELVANLKSNPDSRRHIVSAWNVAEISNMALPPCHAFFQFYVADGKLSCQLYQRSADMFLGVPFNIASYALLTHMIAQQAGLDVGDFVWTGGDCHVYDNHVEQVELQLSREALPYPTLHIKRAPESIFDYEFEDFEVVDYQHHPGIKAPVAV; from the coding sequence ATGAGCATCCCCACGCCTTATGAGGACCTGCTGCGTGACGTCATGGATCATGGCACCCACAAATCGGACCGGACCGGCACGGGGACGCGGAGCGTTTTCGGGCGCCAGATCCGCTTCGACCTGTCCGAGGGTTTCCCGCTGATCACTACGAAGCGTGTGCACTTCAAATCCCTCGCCCTGGAGCTCCTCTGGTTCCTGCGCGGCGACTCGAACGTGCGCTGGCTGCAGGAGCGCGGCGTCACCATCTGGGATGAATGGGCGGACGACGACGGCGAACTCGGCCCCGTCTACGGCGTGCAGTGGCGCTCGTGGCCGACCCCGGAAGGTAACCACGTGGACCAGATCGCCGAACTGGTGGCGAACCTGAAGTCGAACCCAGACTCACGCCGCCACATCGTCTCCGCGTGGAACGTCGCGGAGATCTCGAACATGGCGCTGCCCCCGTGCCACGCGTTCTTCCAGTTCTACGTGGCCGACGGCAAACTGTCCTGCCAGCTGTACCAGCGCTCCGCGGACATGTTCCTCGGGGTTCCGTTCAACATCGCGTCCTACGCCCTGCTGACCCACATGATCGCCCAGCAGGCCGGCCTCGACGTGGGCGACTTCGTCTGGACCGGCGGCGACTGCCATGTCTACGACAACCACGTTGAGCAGGTGGAACTCCAGCTCAGCCGCGAAGCCCTCCCGTATCCGACACTGCACATCAAGCGCGCCCCGGAGAGCATCTTCGACTACGAGTTCGAGGACTTCGAAGTGGTCGACTACCAGCACCACCCGGGCATCAAGGCCCCGGTGGCCGTATGA